AGACACATCTTCCTTCTGCTCATCAAACTGtagaaaacagaaacaaaaacaatcgaTATTTCTTTAAAATGGAAAGAAGATTCAATGGAGCGTCAGAAATGTAAGAAGAAGACAAACAATAGCACACATGCTTGCTTTAAATGTCTGCCTAGAGAAAGTAACTGGAAATCTCTACTTGTTATGTTTTAGAGATGAACTAAAATATCATATGTTCCACTTGGATACTGACATATTGTTACTAACGTTTTCTAATTTTCAAAGAAGAGCTCAAAAGATCAACATACCAGCTCAGGTACATAGTCCATAGGACCTTTAACCTTCAGGCTCATGATTTTAAACTTAACCCTGCTCCTTTGGTCCATTGGCTTCTCGTTATTCTCAGGAGGCTCAACAAATTTGAACACTGTACATTtcaacaaaagagaaagaaaaaatagtCACAACACATGCACAGCCTACTATACCCAATTCTCTAATAGGGATAAGTGtagagaataagaagaagaataatTACCAGTGGCGATAATAGTCTCTCCAGGGGCAAGAATAGCACCCGGCGGACGCATGAAGCAACTCTTCGGCTCAGTTGTTTGAAACTGGAAAAAGAGCAACAAGGGTAAAGCACATTGAAAACGCAAACACTCTGGTAATCAAAAACGCTtagatacttaaaaaaaaacataccttAAACGCTACATGTGATTTGCTGGTGTTTTTAATCTTAATAGCGCTCCTCACTTGCTTCCCAGGCTCATCTTCGCACACCAAAAGTAAACAACAATCTGGTTCAGTACTCTTCAATTCAATGAAGAGGAAAACAACTGACGACTCTTTAACTTGTAAACACACAAACAATAAAGCAAAGAATCAATCACTTTGATATAACCGCAAAATGTCATCTTTTACAGTGTTACTTGGGGatcaatttaaaaatcaaaacttttgaTTCAAAACGGCACCGTATCAAGTCTGCTACCTCTAAGATTAGTTCATTCAAGTAAACTCAGGTCAACGTCTAGTCTCAAAAGTTCAGAGCCATGCGACAAGAAAATGAACAAATCCAAAGTTACaaacttttttctttctccGTGAAGTCaataatatcatatttatttatttacaaatcgATCCAAAATTAGATAGTGAGATTTAAAATCAGATCGAAGTTTTAATTAGCTTCAGAAACAACCCCCCAGATTTCCGATTAAGATGAGATTCGAACAAACTCACAAGGGAAATAGAGCTTCTCCGACGGATCAAGCTTCAATCTCCGTTTTACAGGCAGAAGCGACTTAGCGACGGACGATACTGAAGGCGAAGGAGTCGGGTGCTGGTTTTGACCCGATCCATCACCGTGAGGTCCGTTGTAGCcatgatggtggtggtggtgatggtgattatggagatgagaagatgcagaagaagaggaagaagctcCCGACGGAAACGGTGACGTGGCGGCACTAGAGGCGTTTCCGTGAGAGTTTCGAAACGGGATTTTGAAGATACCCCAGCCTCGGCCGTCAGATGCTGGTTTCTCCTCCGTCGTCATAGTCATCGGAGGTCGATTCGCGGCGAAGAAacggcgagagagagagagagagagagagagttgactcgtgaggagagagagagatgtgttgtttgtttgttggagaagagagagagagagagagagagagagagagagagagagagagatcggacgcgagagggagagagagaaagtggaTTTAACTAATTGACTTCACGTCCGGATTTAATTGATTTAACGAGTCATAGTTATGTGTTGTGTGCTTGATTAGTGCGGAAGAACATCGAATCGGAAAGTGGAGGTCGACTAAAATAAAAAGCGATCGAGACATAACCTCCCAACGACAGCGTATTCGATTCTCTTACAaagtcgtttttttttttaagtcaaaACAAAGTCATTTTTAAATGTTCGCTTTCAAGTCTTTTTCGTGGTTTCCAGataaattcaaactttttcgtttttttatgtattttttttttagatcctGATAATATTCAGCGGTGTTGAATACGTTTGATATGCACAGTACAAATATCGTACGGGTGGGGGGATTGATGACATACTTTTATCTTATTAGTCAATCTAACTCATATATCGGGGTAGgatttgttgttttttcttGAAATCTATAGCTTTCGATATGGGACTCAAACTCATTGTTCTTGAGGCAACGTCAAAAACTTTCTTAATGCATACATACATGTTAGTCTTTAACCTCGGGTTAAGCCAAGGTCCGGGAATGGGATGTTGATCAGTAGTGGTCAGGGTCGGATTCTAGAGAATTTACGGTCAGTGCATAATGTATTTTACTCCGTGTGTTTCTAAATAGAAATAGACGATGTTTTAggaagtttttgatgtttcaaaatagatttaaaatagatgatgtttttctaTATCAATGCActttttaactttatcaaaaactgcGTAACCAATGATGTTTTATAGTTTCTTCTGTGATTGGTtgaatagttttaaatttatattttaataataatatttttaagataaaaaataagtttttcatAATTGTGCACACTCCTAAAACTTCATGTATTTTGAAGAGAAATTTCCTATGATaacttttttaagtttttgtcacaaaaatagtaatcaatgaagaaaatgaccaaaataagttttattaaaaggtaaaaatgtatttttaccatagggttaactaatctagacgtaggatttagagttaaaagGTAGGGTTTTGGAGATAGGGtttcaaagttaaaaaaaaaaattaaaattaaaattttcaaaataaaaaaaaaactattttggtcAATATTTTTAGTGCTATTTTGTggcaaaaacttaaaaatggctatttgagagaattgctctattttgaaacaaaggaaatattatatattgatcCCGCGGGACTCTAGCAAGAGAGAAAAATGAGTCTCAACAATTGTTTTGTAAGTAAGGCTAAACTGAAATTGTGGAAATATCTGAAACTCAATCTCATGAAATCTTGGAGACACACATTATATCTCATTCGATCCAATAAAGGCttctgttattttattttaaactctaCCGTAAGTTTGAAATCACATTCATTAGTTTAGGCTCTTAAATACATCCACGTACCTCGTTACTATCGTAATGCAAACACTCTTTCATGTCTTGTTTCCTAACATAATCACtttatttccaaaactatgaATTCTTTTGCTGCATTTAATCATTGTCCCGCAGAATTTTCGTAgatctaatatattttaatatctcTCTATATTGTATTTCCCGCAGTGCATAATGTATTTTACTCCCTATGTTTctaaatagatgatgttttatgaagtttttgatgtttcaaaatagatgatattttcatatatcaatgcactttttaactttatcaaaaactgtgtaaccaatgaTGTTTTATAGTCTCTTCTgtgattggttgaataatttttaatttatattttaataatatttttaagataaaaataaatttttaataattgtgcGCAATCCTAAAActtcatgtattttgaaacagagtgaatattatatattgatcCCGCAGGACTCTAGCAAGTAGGAACGAGGGAAAATGAGTCTCAACAATTGTTTTATAACTAAGGCTAAACTGAAATTGTAGAAATATCTGAAACTCAATCTCATGAAATCTTCGAGACACACATTTTATCTCATTCGATCCAATAAAGGTTTCTGTTATTTTATTCTAAACCTACCATAAGTTTGAAATCACATTCATTAGTTTAGGCTCCTAAATACATCCACATACCTCATTACTATCGTAATGGAAACACTCTTTTATGTCTTGTTTCCTAACATAATCACtttatttccaaaactatgaATTATTTTGCTGCATTTAATCGTTGTCCCGCAGTATTTCCGTAgatctaatatattttaaaatatctctATATTGTATTTCTCGCAGTCGTTGTCCCGCAGTGCATAATGTATTTTACTCCCTATGTTTctaaatagatgatgttttaggaagtttttgatgtttcaaaatagatgatgttttcatatatcaatgcactttttaactttatcaaaaactgtgtaaccaatgatgttttatattttattttatgattggttgaataatttttagtttatattttaataatatttttaaggtaaaaaataagtttttaataATTGTGCACAATCCTAAAATATCATGTATTTTGGAACAGAgtgaattttatatattgatCCCGCATGACTCTAGCAAGTAGGAACGAGGGAAAATGAGTCTCAACAATTGTTTTGTAACTAAGGCTAAACTGAAATTGTGGAAATATCTGAAACTCAATCTCATGAAATCTTCGAGACACACATTTTATCTCATTCGATCCAACAAAAGCttctgttattttattttaaacctaCCATAAGTTTGAAATTACATTCATTAGTTTAGGCTCCTAAATACATCCACATACCTCATTACTATCGTAATGGAAACACTCTTTTATGTCTTGTTTCCTAACATAATCACtttatttccaaaactatgtATTCTTTTGCTGCATTTAATCGTTGTCCCGCAGTATTTCCGTagatctaatatttttttttaaatctctcaATATTGTATTTCTCGCAGTTATTGTCCTGTAGTGCATAATGTAttttactccctctgtttctaaatagatgatgttttatgaagtttttgatgtttcaaaatagatgatgttttcatatatcAATGCACTTTTTAACtctatcaaaaactgtgtaaccaatgatgttttatattctCTTTTGTGATTGGctgaataatttttaatttatattttaataatatttttaagataaaaaataagtttttaataATTGTGCACAATCCTAAAACATCATGTATTTTGAAATAGAgtgaatattatatattgatcCCGCAGGACTCTATCAAGTAGGAACGAGGGAAAATGAGTCTCAACATTGTTTTGTAACTAAGGCTAAACTGAAATTGTGGAAATATCTGAAACTCAATCTCATGAAATCTTCGAGACACACATTTTATCTCATTCGATCCAATAAAGgcttatgttattttattttaaacctaCCATAAGTTTGAAATCACATTCATTAGTTTAGGCTCCTAAATACATCGACATACCTCATTACTATCATAATGGAAACACTCTTTTATGTCTTGTTTCCTAACATTATCACtttatttccaaaactatgaATTCTTTTGCTGCATTTAATCATTGTCCCACAGTATTTCCGTAgatctaatgtattttaaaatctcTCTATATTGTATTTCCCGCAGTCGTTGTCCCGCAGTGCATAATGAATTTAACTCCCTTTGTTTCTAAATAGATGGTGTTTTAGGAagttttttgatgtttcaaaatagattatGTTTTCACGTATCAATGCActttttaactttatcaaaaattgTGTAACCAGTGATGTTTTATAGTCGCTTTTGTGATaggttaaataatttttaatttatattttaataatattttaaagataaaaataaatttttaataattgtgcACAATCCTAAAACTTCATGTGTTTTGAAACAAAtagaatattatatattgatcCTGCAGGATTCTAGCAAGTAGGAACGAGCGAAAATGATTCTCAACAATTGTTTTGTAACTAAGGCTAAACTGAAATTGTGGAAATATCTGAAACTCAATCTCATGAAATCTTGGAGACACACATTTTATCTCATTTGATCCAATAAAGCCttctgttattttattttaaactctaCCATAAGTTTGAAATCATATTCATTAGTTTACTTCAATAACTTTTTGTGTTAGTAGTAAACACAGCATCACGTATAGGAATATTGTTTGCGccacatattttatttgttttctccaTTAGATAAGAATCTTGTTGACTATTAGTTAACATGCCCATTAATTTGATCGTATACAAAGAAAGAACTTTCATTTTtcttgaaattgttttttttttttcattttcgaaCCATGTATCTTTCTCCGATAATCCTAAATACACCCACGTACCTCATTACTATCGTAATGCAAACACACTTTTATGTCTTATTTCCTAACATAGTCACtttatttccaaaactatgaATTTTTTTGCTGCATTTAGTCGTTGTCCCGCAATATTTTCGTACAtctgtatattttaaaatctctatTTTGCTTGACTTTCACTTCATACTAGATAGTAATCCGCGCAAGCGCGGATAAGATATCTATATTAATATTGAAATTACATATTATGATTATGTATAACATAAGGTATACTTTAAATAATAGTTAGATAGAACTAAATGTATGATTGTTCTCAGGGACGAAGCCAAAGACTTTTTATAATAGatttactaatattaaaatttaatatatggtGTTTACAAGTTTAAGAAGAagttttggaaaatatttttttttatatttcgccTATCACGTTGTAGTAGTTATGGACTTACGtgtttaacaaataaaatcgaaaaaaatggatcaataacatattataagcaaaacaataaccgtgtgaaataaaataattatagctcctttaaattcagaaaacataatagcataataaaaaaaattgaaggttATTTGACCCTCTAAATTGTAAAGGTTGCTCCAGATGCGACCAGCACGTGAGACTTACTGGTGGTTCATTCCTGGAAGTTTCTTCTCATCTTCAAGGTCGTCTAATGCAGAGCTCTCATGGCGGCAAAGGTGGTGACACTCGCATGCTTATATTGCTTGCTCGATAGAATAATACACTAGCCGAGACGATTTACAGTTATTCAGTCTCCTCCAAACAGAGATCACCTCATCGAGCTGTAACAAAACCGAGTACGACATATTTATCTAGAAATAAATTTTCAACGTCCTCTTTTAGCAATGAGAGACGGTTCTCAAGAACGTGAGTGGTCTGCTAAATGCATGAAAGCAGGTATGGAGAAAAGGGTTATTTCATTAACACTTAGCATCGCACTAAAGTTTCATCGTTTTGTCGTCTCTACGGATCTGTCGACTTAATGGCGATAGATCAGATGGGTTACTGTTTTTAACATAAACGTATAGAGAAATAAGGAATTTTTATTGATGCTATGATTATATTGAGAGGATTGATAAATCACGTAATCGAACTTGAAACTGAAGGTTATCACGTAAAAATGTTCGTTGAGAAAAGTATAGATGGTATAaagttcttttaaaaaaatattagtgtgaacgcattaaaTTCACAGTTTAGTTTTGGTGAGAAACGTTCTATGTGTGACACCTAAgcgttttactaaataaaagttTCTCGTGAAGCTACGTCACCACGTCACATATTTTGCCAATAAACTTTTTAGGTAAGTTTTAAAAGTGTTTttcctttaatatataggggataagaAAATACTATCGTCAACAAAAAAGATCCAAAATTTTTCTCTAGCAATACGAAACACAAGGATACAATTATCTTTTTCACTTTTGTAAACAACGAGATTAGTACATTaataaacagaaaaagaaaagataagaaGTTTCCTTGTCTTAAGCTCCTATAGGAATAGTAGGCCCTCTTGGTTCtcctttaaaataaatttgctAATTGATCGATGTGATGCAACTCATCTATCAAAAGGTTACTCCACagttaaatctatttttttagatGATGTAGAAGTAGAACTTAATTAAGAATGTGCTTATACTTGGATATTTGCTGCTTATGTCGAAGATTGAGACTGAGACTGCCTCAGGATATGTTAGAAGtgtaaagtttcaatttttataaaaatttactttagcaaacaaaatacttatatatgtatatcttttaaaccaaatttagttttatatttttaactaaacttATTGCAAAGAATTtctcagaaaaatattttgcaatataatttatatatagttaaaaaagaaaattgttaaATGGTCCCAAATTTTTAAGTAAGAAACTTCTTCTCGCAGCCAGGGGCGGACGCAAGTAAGAGATGGGTGGGGCATGTGCTCCATGCTATTTTGTCTTTTTCCTTAAGAAATTAATACTAAGTTTACATTAGTGcttttaatttgaatattctttACTACATGGTctcatataatataaatttgcCCCATACTGTATAAGGTTTTGGATCCGCCCCTGCTCGCAGCTTATTTTGATTGTCGGATTGTTCTTCTCCAGCGATCAGCACATGCTCGTAGCCTCGTACCAAACATAATCCCAtcatttgatttctttttcgTGTTCTAATCACGAGCGTAATGCTTGCTTATCAAGTCttttgctaatttttttttatttttttacggtattacgaaaaatattatttaaaaatatatatatatatttaaacattatatagaTGATTTGTTTTTAACTACGTCAACTTAAACTGTCTTATGAAATCCAACGGTATTGTTTACAACGAAAAtctcttattatattttttttattaatctgcATATTTCGTTCTTTTTGAGATTCTAAATACAAACTTCCTTATTTTTCTTTGTATCTGAAATACAAACTTCCTTATGTAACAACCTTTTATGAACTATATGGACTAAAGGACCTTCCACCGCTAATTTCTTGTCTATCTAATGATTTAAGATGACCTTCAGGTGACGATACTAAGTGGCAGTGTTCATAGTGACACCAAACTCTCTTTGCTTTTCTTTCTCTATGAGTTGGAAGATGGGGATAACACTTATCCGTTATGTTTGTTAGCCTGCGCTGGAATATCTTAGTGGGGAGGTAACCTAATTTAGTATTCAGATCACACAAATCTGATCAAATGTACAAGGAAATGGTTAAAATATGTGTGGTTTGAAAGTGAATTGCTCGGAATTTGTTAAGGTTATCAGTCATGGAGAAGAACACCGAGATATAAGAGCTTTGATATATGATATCAGAAGACTAAAGTGGATGTATGCTGCTTTGATAATGCTAGCTAGGAGCTTTAATGTGTTACCAGAGCTTCTTTGGGACATGTCCCTCGAAAGCTGATATTATTCCCTGATGTTTAATTTAGCAAAATTGCGTGTCTGATGTTGATTATGTTTCCTCTCACGTATCTTTCTTTTGGATGTATCAACATGCATTTGCATAGTTTCTCGAATTGAT
The window above is part of the Brassica napus cultivar Da-Ae chromosome C3, Da-Ae, whole genome shotgun sequence genome. Proteins encoded here:
- the LOC106433749 gene encoding vesicle-associated protein 4-2-like isoform X1; protein product: MTMTTEEKPASDGRGWGIFKIPFRNSHGNASSAATSPFPSGASSSSSASSHLHNHHHHHHHHGYNGPHGDGSGQNQHPTPSPSVSSVAKSLLPVKRRLKLDPSEKLYFPFKESSVVFLFIELKSTEPDCCLLLVCEDEPGKQVRSAIKIKNTSKSHVAFKFQTTEPKSCFMRPPGAILAPGETIIATVFKFVEPPENNEKPMDQRSRVKFKIMSLKVKGPMDYVPELFDEQKEDVSKEQILRVIFLDPERPNPALEKLKRQLAEADAAVEARKKPPEETGPKMIGEGLVIDEWKERRERYLAQQQGEGVDSV
- the LOC106433749 gene encoding vesicle-associated protein 4-2-like isoform X2, yielding MTMTTEEKPASDGRGWGIFKIPFRNSHGNASSAATSPFPSGASSSSSASSHLHNHHHHHHHHGYNGPHGDGSGQNQHPTPSPSVSSVAKSLLPVKRRLKLDPSEKLYFPYEPGKQVRSAIKIKNTSKSHVAFKFQTTEPKSCFMRPPGAILAPGETIIATVFKFVEPPENNEKPMDQRSRVKFKIMSLKVKGPMDYVPELFDEQKEDVSKEQILRVIFLDPERPNPALEKLKRQLAEADAAVEARKKPPEETGPKMIGEGLVIDEWKERRERYLAQQQGEGVDSV